GGTGTTGATACCGATGATGAGCTTGATAATGCAACGGGCTATACCTTTAGCATTGCCGAAGCCTCTGCCGATGTCGATGAGCGGATCGCAAATTTTCGCCGTATTCTGTGGGGTTGGCTCGGTACTGTGTCACTAATTTTGTTGGCAGTGCAAGGTAGTGTTTTGCACTGGAGCCTGGTGCCGTTAAGACGCGCAGAAAAAGACCTCGATGCGATTAAGAGTGGTAGCAAGGCCAGCTTAAGTGGTGCTTATCCAAAAGAATTATTGGGTTTGACTGAAAATATTAACTCATTAATTCACAGTAATCATGAGCGTCTACTACGCTATCGCAATACCCTGGATAATCTTGCGCACAGTTTAAAAACGCCGCTGGCATTGATGCGTAGCACAATAGAAAGTAATACTGCCATCGATGATAAAACGACCAAGATCTTTGATGAGCAGATTGAGCGTATGCGCAGCATTATTGACTCTCAGTTGCGCCGTGCCGCGACATCGGGCGGCGAATCGATAACGGTACCGATTGCTATTTCCAGCATCGCGTCCAAGATTCTTTTAGCCTTAGAAAAAGTGCATGCTGAAAAACACGTATCGACACGCTTGCTTGATACGCATAAGGCCAAAATTCGTATGGATGAGAGTGACCTTTACGAATTACTGGGTAATTTATTAGATAATGCCTTTAAGTGGTGTCATAAGCGCGTTGAGGTGAGCATTCATGTTTCGGAGCCTGGCGAAGTTGTCATTGTTATTGAAGATGATGGACAGGGCATTGCAGAAGACATGGTTGATCAAGTGTTGCGGCGTGGCGCGCGCGCTGATACATCTACACCTGGTCAGGGTATAGGGCTTTCTGCGGCTGCTGAAATTATTAATATTTATAAGGGTGTGATGACCATTGGTCGCAGCCGCTTACAAGGTGCGGCGATTACTCTCAGGTTGCCGCAACATTGATTGCCAATGTATGGCGGCCTGTTGGATTTAGAGAGCTTTATCTCTTTCCTTATCAGCCTTTATAATATTACTATGAATCAGATATTTTCTAAGCATTTGCCATTATTCCTGTTTATCACTTTATTCCTCTCTTTTACTGTGAACGCAGTAAGCGTGACGGATCTACACAGCGCCAGCGTTATTGTCAGTGATCAGGGTGATACCGAGCGTCAACGTGGATTACAACGCGCATTGGCGCAAGTGCTGGTCAAGCTTAGCGGTAGTCGTAGTGTCTTGGTTGAAGCTCAGGTAAAGCAAGCCATTAACAAGCCCCTGCGTTATCTGAGTCAATTTGGCTATAGCAATGATAGTGGTGCTCAGCGACTTAACGTCGAGTTTGATGAAACCGCTGTCAACGACCTGTTGCTCAATAATAATCTCCCATTATGGCAGGCAGAGCGTCCCTCAGTGTTGCTGTGGCTGGTGGTGGAAAAAGCCAATAA
This Gammaproteobacteria bacterium DNA region includes the following protein-coding sequences:
- a CDS encoding GHKL domain-containing protein, with protein sequence MSSLKARLLIALTIVLMLFFGVTGVTLERAFTNSAKGSLYDRLEGYAGVLIALSEQSEEGVARLIDVLPEERFNYSNSGLYARFVSNDGQYGWYSASMAGRDIPFRSGLASGNSSFERIEMQESDDAEDVYAFSIGVTWGVDTDDELDNATGYTFSIAEASADVDERIANFRRILWGWLGTVSLILLAVQGSVLHWSLVPLRRAEKDLDAIKSGSKASLSGAYPKELLGLTENINSLIHSNHERLLRYRNTLDNLAHSLKTPLALMRSTIESNTAIDDKTTKIFDEQIERMRSIIDSQLRRAATSGGESITVPIAISSIASKILLALEKVHAEKHVSTRLLDTHKAKIRMDESDLYELLGNLLDNAFKWCHKRVEVSIHVSEPGEVVIVIEDDGQGIAEDMVDQVLRRGARADTSTPGQGIGLSAAAEIINIYKGVMTIGRSRLQGAAITLRLPQH